From Micromonospora echinospora:
CTGCCGTCGCGCAGTCGCAGCAGCACCCCGGGCAGCCCGTCGTGCGCGCGTTCCACCTGGAAGAGCTTGTCCCGGCTGGCCGCGCCGGAGCGCAGCGACACGGTCGCCGGCCGGACGCCGAGCGCGTCGGCGAGCGCCCGCCGGGCCGCCTCGGTCGCGCGGCCGTCCACCGCCGGCGCGTGCACCGCGACGACGAGCGCCGGACCGTACGGCCCGTCGTACCGGCCGCCGACCCGGGCCCGGGCCGCGCCGGGCTTCACCCGCACCGCGACGGTGAGCGTGTCGTCCGCGATCGTCATGGTCAGCGGGGCCGGGCCTCGGCCAGCAGGGTGGTGGCGGCGGCGCACTGCGCGCACGGGGTGAAGCCCAGCCCGACCGCCTCGGCGACCGGAACCG
This genomic window contains:
- a CDS encoding DUF167 domain-containing protein, producing the protein MTIADDTLTVAVRVKPGAARARVGGRYDGPYGPALVVAVHAPAVDGRATEAARRALADALGVRPATVSLRSGAASRDKLFQVERAHDGLPGVLLRLRDGSTP